One Ancylobacter novellus DSM 506 genomic window, TCTATTGGTGACACTTCGGACGTTCACGCTCTTGCGAGCCGCGGGCTTTGAGAGTCCACACTCGCCGTTATGAGATGAAGTGCCGCGCTTGGCCAAGGCGCACATCTGTCATGTAAGGCGTCTCCGCCACCGGCCATCGAAAGAGACCGGACCGCCGTGCAGGCGTCGCCTGGGTAATGCTTGTTCCCAGATGGTCGACATGCTCCGAGCGGCAATGCACTGCTAAACCAGCCTAGCAGCGTTTCAACTCATGCAATCAGCCATGGCGCACTTGGAGCCGCCCGCCAGGCGGGCGTGCCCAAACGTCAGTCGTTTGCGTCCAGCGCTCGGCGCAGTCGGCGAATTATGAGGGCTCGGGCACGGTCGTCGGCCACCGCATCGAGACGGTCGTTCATGTCGAGAACGAGCTTCGACATTTCATTGTGCCAGTCCAGGTTGACCACGGCTTCGGGCGCGAGACGTCGGCGGTGCGAGACATCAACGGGCGTCGGCACGTTCGTAGTCAGTTCATAGACGTCATCCAGGACAGGGCGGAATATCTTCGCCTCCGGAACCGTGCGCTCCGCTAGCCTTTCGAACAAGCCATCTATGGCGGGCTCCTCGCCGTGGATGAGAAATATGCCGCGTTCGATGGGCCGTCGAGACGAAATCCATCGCGAAAGTTCGGGTGCGTCGGCATGCCCCGAATATTCGTCGATATAGCGAATTCTTGCGGCAACCTTGATCTCATCGCCCTGAATCCGGACCGATCTAGCACCATCCCGAAGAAAGCGTCCAAGCGTGCCCTTGGCCTGGAAGCCTACCAACAAGACGGTAGCGTTGGCGTTCCATAGCCAGCGCTTCAGATGATGGCGGATGCGACCGGCCTCGCACATCCCACTGGCGGCGATGACTATATGGAATCCGGTCAGCCTCGAGATGGATTTGCTTTCATCTACCGATTCCGTGAATCTCAGATAGGACGAATTGAGCAGGCGACTCAGATCGATTCCCGTTTCCAAGCTTGATGAGTGTTGTCGGAAGACCTCCGTCGCGCGAATGGCGAGCGGGGAATCCAGAAAAATGGGCGCGGGTGCAACTTCCTTCGTCTCCATCAAGTCGACGAGGTCGGCGATCAGTTCCTGCGTCCGCTCAACGGCGAACGCAGGGATGATAAGCGCGCCGCCGGCCTTCGACGCGTCGAGAACCTCAGCGGCGAGACGGTGCCGTCGGGCCTGGGCGGTGACCGGCGGTCGGTCGGTATCGCCGTAGGTCGCTTCGGAAATGACGTAGTCGAATCCGGCCGGAGCCTGGGGGCTGGGCTGAAGCAACTTCGCGTCGGGGCCGATGTCTCCGGAGGCCAGCACTCGCAAGGGGGTCGCGTCCGAGCCCTTCTCGATAAACTCGATCTCTATCGACGCCGAGCCGAGAAGGTGGCCTGCGTTCCAGTACCGCGCCCGAACTGACGTCGCGACGTCCACCCATGCTTCGTACTCAACGGGCCGGAAATATGCGAGCGAAGCGACGGCATCGGCTTGGGTATAAATGGGGGTTACCGTTGGGCGTCCTCGAGCGGCGTTACGCCTGTTGAGCGTGACGACTTCGGATTCCTGGATGCTTCCTGCATCCGGCAGCATGAAGGAGCACAGATCGATGGTGCCGCGCGTCGCGAAGATCCGACCTCGAAATCCTTCCCGCACCAGCTTTGGCAGAAGCCCGCTGTGGTCGATATGCGCGTGGGTGAGAAGCACGGCGTCGACCTGCGATGGACGAAATGGGAAGGCTCCGTAGTTGAGCGCCTTCAGGGTCTTCGGGCCCTGAAAGAGGCCGCAATCGACGATGACCCGGCTGGACGATGTCTCGAACAGAAAGCAGGACCCGGTTACGGTCCGCGCGGCGCCGCAAAATCGAAGAGTAACGCTCAACGCTCGGCTCCCTGAAGCTCTCGATGCAATGCCGCGATAAGGACGCTATCGAGCGCAATTGCATTCGTAGGGTGTGGAATGCTGGATGTGGACCGGACACTTCGTATTCCGAAATTCGCGAAAGTATCGACCAATCCCTCGTCAAAGAGCGCGTGGATGATGATTGCGTCCATCTTGCTCGCGCCTGCTCTCGCGAGGGCCTTCGCGCATGCGATCAGGGTGCCGCCGGATGAGACGATGTCATCGACGATGAGAACCGGCCGCCCCGCAAACATGGCGTCGTTCGCAAATCCGATGTCGACGGTTTCGTCGCCGCGCCGGACCTTCGTTGCGACCGCAACATCGAGGTGAAGCCGTTCTGCGAGATCCGCTACCCAGCGCCGGGACTCCGCGTCCGGTCCCACCACTATCGTCCCTTGGTCGTAACCGACGGAGCTTAACGTGTCCGCGACCGCCGGCATGGCTGACAGATCGTCGGCGTCCCCACCCGGAAAGACAGCCTGGATGTCGGCGACCCGGTGAAGATGGGCATTGACGGAGACGATGCGATCGAAGACGTCGGCAAGCAATTTGCCGATCGCCCGTTGGCTGATGGCCTGTCCAGGTTCGAAGGCCGCATCCTGGCGCATGTAGCACATGTAGGGAGCGACGAGGACAAGTCGCTCCGCCCCTTCCCGCCGCAACGCCTCCACCGCAAGGAGGAGGGCCACAAGCTTCTCATTGGGTCGGTCGAGTGACGAGTAGATTATCGTCGTCGCGGCGGCGGGGCCAACGGTTACTAGGAACTCCTCGTCCGGAAAGCGGTGCAGCGCTATCTCATGCGCCGCAATTCCCATACTCCGCGCCAATCGCATGGCGTCACGCCCGGCGCCGGGCAAGTATTGAAGGGCGACACTGGTCATGCCTGCGGCCCATCG contains:
- a CDS encoding MBL fold metallo-hydrolase RNA specificity domain-containing protein; the encoded protein is MSVTLRFCGAARTVTGSCFLFETSSSRVIVDCGLFQGPKTLKALNYGAFPFRPSQVDAVLLTHAHIDHSGLLPKLVREGFRGRIFATRGTIDLCSFMLPDAGSIQESEVVTLNRRNAARGRPTVTPIYTQADAVASLAYFRPVEYEAWVDVATSVRARYWNAGHLLGSASIEIEFIEKGSDATPLRVLASGDIGPDAKLLQPSPQAPAGFDYVISEATYGDTDRPPVTAQARRHRLAAEVLDASKAGGALIIPAFAVERTQELIADLVDLMETKEVAPAPIFLDSPLAIRATEVFRQHSSSLETGIDLSRLLNSSYLRFTESVDESKSISRLTGFHIVIAASGMCEAGRIRHHLKRWLWNANATVLLVGFQAKGTLGRFLRDGARSVRIQGDEIKVAARIRYIDEYSGHADAPELSRWISSRRPIERGIFLIHGEEPAIDGLFERLAERTVPEAKIFRPVLDDVYELTTNVPTPVDVSHRRRLAPEAVVNLDWHNEMSKLVLDMNDRLDAVADDRARALIIRRLRRALDAND
- a CDS encoding ribose-phosphate pyrophosphokinase, encoding MTSVALQYLPGAGRDAMRLARSMGIAAHEIALHRFPDEEFLVTVGPAAATTIIYSSLDRPNEKLVALLLAVEALRREGAERLVLVAPYMCYMRQDAAFEPGQAISQRAIGKLLADVFDRIVSVNAHLHRVADIQAVFPGGDADDLSAMPAVADTLSSVGYDQGTIVVGPDAESRRWVADLAERLHLDVAVATKVRRGDETVDIGFANDAMFAGRPVLIVDDIVSSGGTLIACAKALARAGASKMDAIIIHALFDEGLVDTFANFGIRSVRSTSSIPHPTNAIALDSVLIAALHRELQGAER